A region from the Stutzerimonas stutzeri genome encodes:
- the oadA gene encoding sodium-extruding oxaloacetate decarboxylase subunit alpha: MTSAKQPLGITDVVLRDAHQSILATRVRLEDMLPIAGKLDQVGFWSVESWGGATFDACIRYLGEDPWERIRELKKAMPNTRQQMLLRGQNLLGYRHYADDVVEKFVERAAINGVDVFRVFDAMNDPRNLETALRAVKRQGKHAQGTISYTTSPVHTLEMWVDLAKQIEDMGADSVAIKDMAGILTPYMAFELVSRLKASLSIPIHMQCHATAGLSTAAILKAVEAGIDNVDTAISSLSMTYGHSPTESVVAIFHGTERDTGLDLLLLEEIAAYFREVRKKYAKFEGTLKGVDSRILVAQVPGGMLTNMEGQLKEQGALDKFDEVLAEIPRVREDLGFIPLVTPTSQIVGTQAVINVLTGERFKSITKETAGILKGEYGAAPAPFNAELQQRVLDGAEAITCRPADLLQPEMDKLTAELKGLAQEKYIKLAQDEIDDVLTYALFPQIGLKFLENRGNAAAFEPVPTGKQQAPREAGAPEVYTVEVNGKSFVVRVNEGGDIEGIKPVGSESGIAAATAAPAAGTGEPQPAPLAGNIFKVLVQPGQMVQEGDLVIILEAMKMETEIRAFKAGTVSAVNVKVGDAVSVGDSLLMIA; this comes from the coding sequence ATGACATCTGCCAAACAGCCGCTCGGCATCACCGATGTGGTGCTACGTGATGCCCATCAATCCATCCTGGCCACCCGTGTCCGTCTTGAAGACATGCTGCCGATCGCCGGTAAGCTCGATCAGGTGGGCTTCTGGTCGGTTGAATCCTGGGGTGGGGCGACTTTCGATGCCTGTATTCGCTATCTCGGTGAAGACCCTTGGGAGCGCATTCGCGAACTGAAGAAGGCGATGCCTAACACCCGGCAGCAAATGCTGCTGCGTGGGCAGAACCTGCTGGGCTATCGGCATTACGCCGATGACGTGGTCGAAAAATTTGTCGAGCGCGCGGCGATCAATGGTGTTGACGTGTTTCGTGTGTTCGATGCTATGAACGATCCACGCAACCTGGAAACCGCCCTGCGTGCCGTCAAGCGGCAGGGCAAGCATGCGCAGGGCACGATTTCCTATACCACCAGCCCGGTGCATACCCTGGAGATGTGGGTCGATCTGGCCAAGCAGATCGAGGACATGGGCGCCGATTCGGTGGCGATCAAGGACATGGCCGGCATTCTCACGCCTTACATGGCCTTTGAGCTGGTTTCGCGCTTGAAGGCCAGCCTGTCCATTCCGATCCACATGCAATGTCACGCCACGGCGGGCCTGTCCACTGCGGCCATTCTCAAGGCTGTCGAGGCGGGCATCGACAACGTTGATACCGCCATTTCCTCGCTCTCGATGACTTATGGGCATTCGCCAACCGAGTCGGTGGTGGCTATTTTCCACGGCACCGAGCGTGACACCGGGCTCGATCTGTTGCTGCTTGAAGAGATCGCTGCGTACTTCCGTGAAGTGCGCAAGAAGTATGCGAAATTCGAAGGCACGCTCAAGGGCGTCGATTCGCGCATCCTCGTCGCGCAGGTGCCGGGTGGCATGCTAACCAATATGGAAGGCCAGTTGAAGGAACAGGGCGCACTCGACAAGTTCGATGAAGTGCTCGCCGAGATTCCTCGCGTTCGCGAAGACCTCGGTTTCATTCCGTTGGTGACGCCGACTTCGCAGATAGTCGGAACTCAAGCCGTGATTAACGTGCTTACCGGCGAGCGCTTCAAATCCATCACCAAGGAAACCGCAGGCATCCTCAAAGGCGAGTACGGCGCCGCGCCTGCTCCCTTCAATGCCGAACTGCAGCAACGCGTGCTCGACGGTGCAGAGGCCATCACCTGCCGCCCTGCTGATCTGCTGCAGCCAGAAATGGACAAGCTGACGGCCGAGCTAAAAGGGCTAGCGCAAGAAAAATACATCAAGCTGGCCCAGGACGAGATCGATGACGTCCTCACATATGCGCTGTTTCCTCAGATCGGCCTGAAGTTTTTGGAGAACCGCGGTAATGCCGCTGCTTTCGAGCCGGTGCCGACCGGCAAGCAGCAGGCGCCACGCGAAGCGGGCGCACCCGAGGTCTATACCGTCGAGGTCAACGGCAAGTCGTTCGTCGTACGGGTCAACGAGGGCGGCGACATCGAGGGGATCAAGCCTGTTGGCAGCGAATCAGGCATAGCAGCAGCGACTGCTGCGCCGGCCGCAGGTACGGGCGAGCCTCAGCCGGCACCGTTAGCCGGCAACATCTTCAAAGTCCTCGTACAGCCCGGTCAGATGGTTCAGGAAGGAGATCTGGTGATCATCCTCGAAGCCATGAAGATGGAAACTGAAATCCGTGCATTCAAGGCCGGCACCGTCTCAGCTGTGAACGTCAAGGTCGGCGACGCGGTGTCGGTGGGCGACAGCCTGCTGATGATCGCTTAA
- a CDS encoding OadG family protein → MTSNQLIWEGVELMLFGLGSVFIFLVLLIVCIRLMSSVIGRFDTAPIAQLASSKPAVTEVDADLLAAIQTAIHQHRARRG, encoded by the coding sequence ATGACCTCAAACCAGCTTATCTGGGAAGGCGTTGAACTTATGCTGTTCGGCTTAGGTTCCGTTTTCATCTTCCTCGTTTTGTTGATTGTCTGCATTCGTCTCATGTCTTCTGTGATTGGCCGCTTCGATACTGCGCCGATCGCTCAGCTGGCTTCCAGCAAACCCGCTGTGACTGAAGTGGACGCCGATCTCCTCGCGGCCATCCAGACCGCTATCCATCAGCACCGCGCTCGTCGTGGTTGA
- the acnB gene encoding bifunctional aconitate hydratase 2/2-methylisocitrate dehydratase, with protein sequence MLEAYRILLEQRASQGLPGLPLNAEQTAGLVDLLKNPPAGEEQFLLDLITNRVPAGVDEAAYVKAGFLAAIAKGETSSPLISKQHAVELLGTMQGGYNIVTLVDLLDDPELSDVTTKQLKHTLLMFDAFHDVAEKAKAGNANAKAVLQSWAEGEWFKNRAPVAEKVTLTVFKVAGETNTDDLSPAPDAWSRPDIPLHALAMLKMARDGINPDVPGSVGPLKQMEELKTKGFPVAYVGDVVGTGSSRKSATNSVLWFFGDDIPNVPNKRAGGFCFGTKIAPIFYNTMEDAGALPIEFDCSDLAMGDVIDVYPYKGEVRRHGSDELVTTFQLKTDVLLDEVRAGGRIPLIIGRGLTEKARAELGMGPSDLFKKPEAPAESNKGYTLAQKMVGRACGLPEGKGVRPGTYCEPKMTTVGSQDTTGPMTRDELKDLACLGFSADLVMQSFCHTAAYPKPIDVTTHHTLPDFIMTRGGVSLRPGDGIIHSWLNRMLLPDTVGTGGDSHTRFPMGISFPAGSGLVAFAAATGVMPLDMPESVLVRFKGKMQPGITLRDLVHAIPYYAIQKGLLTVEKKGKKNIFSGRILEIEGLNELTVEQAFELSDASAERSAAGCTIKLPEAAIAEYLQSNITLLRWMISEGYGDARTLERRAQAMEAWLADPKLLAADADAEYAEVIEIDLSEVTEPVLCAPNDPDDARLLSSVQGEKIDEVFIGSCMTNIGHFRAAGKLLDKVEGSLPTRLWLSPPTKMDQHQLTEEGYYGIYGRAGARLEMPGCSLCMGNQARVETGSTVVSTSTRNFPNRLGDATNVYLASAELAAVASILGRLPTVEEYMVYAAQIDTMAADVYRYLSFDQIAEFRESAAKAKIDVVAV encoded by the coding sequence GTGCTCGAAGCTTATCGAATCCTACTCGAACAACGCGCCAGCCAAGGACTTCCCGGCTTGCCCCTGAACGCCGAACAGACCGCTGGCCTGGTCGACCTCCTGAAGAACCCGCCAGCTGGCGAAGAACAATTTCTCCTCGATCTGATCACTAACCGCGTTCCGGCGGGCGTGGACGAAGCCGCCTATGTCAAGGCCGGCTTCCTGGCCGCCATCGCCAAGGGTGAAACCTCCTCCCCGCTGATCAGCAAGCAGCACGCCGTCGAGCTACTGGGCACCATGCAGGGCGGTTACAACATCGTCACGCTGGTTGACCTGCTGGACGACCCGGAGCTCTCGGACGTTACGACCAAGCAACTGAAGCACACCCTGCTGATGTTCGATGCGTTCCACGACGTCGCCGAAAAAGCCAAGGCCGGTAACGCCAACGCCAAAGCCGTTCTGCAGTCCTGGGCCGAAGGCGAGTGGTTCAAGAATCGCGCCCCCGTTGCCGAGAAGGTCACCCTGACCGTATTCAAGGTCGCCGGTGAAACCAACACTGACGACCTGTCCCCGGCACCAGACGCCTGGTCGCGCCCGGACATCCCGCTGCACGCGCTGGCCATGCTGAAAATGGCCCGCGACGGCATCAACCCTGACGTCCCCGGTTCGGTTGGTCCGCTCAAGCAGATGGAAGAGCTGAAGACCAAGGGCTTCCCGGTTGCCTATGTCGGCGACGTGGTCGGTACCGGTTCCTCGCGCAAATCCGCTACCAACTCGGTGCTGTGGTTCTTCGGCGACGACATCCCGAACGTCCCGAACAAGCGTGCCGGCGGCTTCTGCTTCGGCACCAAGATCGCGCCGATCTTCTACAACACCATGGAAGACGCCGGCGCCCTGCCGATCGAATTCGACTGTTCCGACCTGGCCATGGGCGACGTGATCGACGTCTACCCGTACAAGGGTGAAGTCCGCCGCCATGGCAGCGATGAGCTGGTTACCACCTTCCAGCTGAAAACCGACGTCCTGCTCGACGAAGTGCGCGCCGGCGGCCGTATTCCGCTGATCATCGGCCGCGGCCTGACCGAAAAGGCGCGTGCCGAGCTGGGCATGGGCCCGTCCGATCTGTTCAAGAAGCCGGAAGCGCCGGCCGAGAGCAACAAGGGCTACACCCTTGCGCAGAAGATGGTCGGTCGCGCCTGCGGGCTGCCGGAAGGCAAAGGCGTCCGTCCGGGCACCTATTGCGAGCCGAAGATGACCACCGTCGGTTCTCAGGACACCACTGGCCCGATGACCCGCGACGAGCTGAAGGACCTGGCTTGCCTGGGCTTCTCCGCCGATCTGGTCATGCAGTCGTTCTGCCACACCGCGGCCTATCCGAAGCCGATCGACGTCACCACGCACCACACGCTGCCAGACTTCATCATGACCCGCGGCGGTGTTTCGCTGCGTCCGGGTGACGGCATCATCCACAGCTGGCTGAACCGCATGCTGCTGCCGGACACGGTCGGTACCGGCGGTGACTCGCACACCCGCTTCCCGATGGGCATCTCCTTCCCGGCCGGCTCGGGTCTGGTCGCCTTCGCCGCAGCCACCGGCGTCATGCCGCTGGATATGCCGGAGTCGGTCCTGGTTCGCTTCAAGGGCAAGATGCAGCCTGGCATCACCCTGCGCGACCTGGTGCATGCGATCCCCTACTACGCGATCCAGAAAGGCCTGCTCACCGTCGAGAAGAAGGGCAAGAAGAACATCTTCTCCGGCCGCATTCTCGAGATCGAAGGCCTGAACGAGCTGACCGTCGAGCAGGCTTTCGAGCTGTCCGATGCTTCTGCCGAGCGTTCCGCTGCCGGTTGCACCATCAAGCTGCCGGAAGCGGCCATCGCCGAATACCTGCAGTCGAACATCACCCTGCTGCGCTGGATGATCAGCGAAGGCTACGGCGATGCGCGCACCCTCGAGCGCCGCGCTCAAGCGATGGAAGCCTGGCTGGCCGATCCGAAGCTGCTGGCTGCCGATGCCGACGCCGAGTACGCCGAAGTCATCGAGATCGACCTGTCCGAAGTCACCGAGCCGGTACTCTGCGCGCCGAACGATCCGGACGACGCTCGCCTGCTGTCCAGTGTCCAGGGGGAGAAGATCGACGAGGTCTTCATCGGCTCGTGCATGACCAACATTGGCCACTTCCGCGCCGCCGGCAAGCTGTTGGACAAGGTCGAAGGCTCGCTGCCGACCCGCCTGTGGCTGTCGCCGCCGACCAAGATGGACCAGCATCAGCTGACCGAGGAAGGCTACTACGGCATCTACGGCCGCGCCGGTGCACGCCTGGAAATGCCGGGTTGCTCGCTGTGCATGGGTAACCAGGCACGCGTTGAAACCGGCTCGACAGTGGTCTCCACTTCGACCCGTAACTTCCCCAACCGCCTGGGCGATGCGACCAACGTGTACCTGGCCTCTGCCGAACTGGCAGCGGTTGCCTCGATTCTCGGCCGCCTGCCGACCGTCGAGGAGTACATGGTCTACGCCGCTCAGATCGACACCATGGCGGCGGACGTCTACCGCTACCTGAGCTTCGATCAGATCGCCGAGTTCCGCGAGTCTGCGGCCAAGGCCAAGATCGACGTGGTAGCTGTTTAA
- a CDS encoding IS5 family transposase, with translation MKQMTFADAEYAGKRKQTRKELFLVEMDRVVPWKGLIALIDPHYPKGEGGRPAYPLMAMLRVHLMQNWFGYSDPAMEEALYETTILRQFAGLSLERIPDETTILNFRRLLEKHELATGILAVINGYLGDRGLSLRQGTIVDATLINAPSSTKNKEGKRDPEMHQTKKGNQYYFGMKAHIGVDDESGLVHSVVGTAANVADVTQVDKLLHGVENVVCADAGYTGVEKRSEHAGREVIWQVAARRSTYRKLGKNSPLYKAKRKIEKAKAQVRAKVEHPFRVIKRQFGYVKTRFRGLAKNTAQLVTLFALSNLWMVRRHLLATAGEVRL, from the coding sequence ATGAAACAGATGACCTTCGCCGACGCCGAGTACGCCGGCAAGCGCAAGCAGACCCGCAAAGAACTGTTCCTGGTCGAAATGGATCGGGTGGTGCCGTGGAAGGGTTTGATTGCCCTGATCGATCCGCATTACCCCAAGGGTGAAGGTGGTCGACCGGCCTACCCGCTGATGGCCATGCTGCGGGTTCATCTGATGCAGAACTGGTTCGGGTACAGCGACCCGGCGATGGAAGAAGCGCTGTACGAAACGACCATCCTGCGCCAGTTTGCCGGGTTGAGCCTGGAGCGCATTCCTGACGAAACCACCATCCTCAACTTCCGTCGGCTGCTGGAGAAACACGAACTGGCTACCGGCATTCTGGCTGTCATCAATGGCTATCTGGGCGACCGCGGTCTGTCCTTGCGGCAAGGCACTATCGTTGATGCGACGCTGATTAATGCGCCGAGTTCGACCAAGAACAAGGAGGGCAAGCGCGACCCGGAAATGCACCAGACCAAGAAGGGAAACCAGTATTACTTCGGCATGAAGGCGCACATCGGCGTCGATGACGAGTCGGGTTTAGTACATAGCGTGGTAGGCACAGCAGCCAATGTTGCAGACGTTACTCAGGTCGACAAACTGCTGCATGGCGTGGAGAACGTCGTCTGCGCCGATGCCGGTTACACCGGGGTCGAAAAGCGCTCAGAACATGCGGGCCGCGAAGTGATCTGGCAGGTCGCGGCGCGTCGCAGCACTTACAGAAAACTCGGCAAGAACAGCCCGCTCTACAAAGCCAAGCGCAAGATTGAAAAGGCCAAGGCGCAGGTGCGGGCCAAGGTCGAGCACCCGTTCCGGGTGATCAAGCGCCAGTTCGGTTATGTGAAGACGCGCTTTCGGGGGCTGGCCAAGAACACCGCGCAACTGGTGACGCTGTTCGCCCTGTCAAACCTGTGGATGGTGCGCAGACATTTACTGGCGACTGCGGGAGAGGTGCGCCTGTAA
- a CDS encoding Rieske 2Fe-2S domain-containing protein has product MNNVKPLAVTCGGEELVLFRNAEGQVFALEDRCPHRRVPLSLGCVVGSGLQCGYHGWTFDGASGACTAIPNLSASERVPQRHAARAFMAKESNGFVHVWVGDGDPDATLPSADYSPTGREYTGSAVVSMTHDEYLAVMLDGPNCLLGFDAVQITDFFLGDPQLMNDRLVLDRGAVWSSQILPSQFVADYPLIVRTAVPLRGGTIRVDLLSQDETPLSTLFIGASANRRGTTSLCWRGFQHTTSMAGTPWRWRASRTAGRAPFNVSATIDGSAIAALLVAPSRDLHELRQQIVVEQRLAV; this is encoded by the coding sequence GTGAATAATGTAAAGCCTCTGGCCGTGACCTGCGGCGGGGAAGAACTGGTTCTGTTCCGCAACGCTGAAGGGCAGGTCTTCGCCCTGGAAGATCGCTGTCCGCACCGGCGGGTGCCGTTATCGCTAGGCTGCGTCGTGGGTTCCGGGCTGCAGTGTGGCTATCACGGCTGGACGTTCGATGGAGCCAGCGGCGCCTGTACTGCCATCCCGAACCTGAGCGCCAGCGAACGCGTCCCGCAGCGCCATGCGGCGCGCGCCTTTATGGCAAAAGAAAGTAACGGTTTCGTGCATGTATGGGTGGGCGACGGCGATCCGGACGCCACCTTGCCAAGCGCCGATTATTCCCCTACGGGGCGTGAGTACACGGGAAGCGCCGTCGTCAGCATGACTCACGATGAGTACCTCGCCGTGATGCTGGATGGCCCCAACTGCCTGTTGGGTTTCGACGCAGTGCAAATAACGGATTTCTTCTTGGGCGATCCGCAACTGATGAACGACCGTCTCGTGCTCGACAGGGGCGCGGTCTGGTCGAGTCAGATTTTGCCGTCGCAGTTCGTTGCCGACTACCCGCTGATCGTTCGCACGGCGGTTCCGCTGCGTGGCGGCACCATCCGGGTGGATCTGCTGAGCCAGGATGAAACGCCGCTCAGCACGCTTTTCATCGGTGCGAGCGCCAACCGACGAGGCACCACCAGCCTCTGCTGGCGCGGCTTCCAGCACACGACCAGCATGGCGGGTACGCCGTGGCGCTGGCGCGCCTCACGGACTGCAGGCAGAGCGCCGTTCAACGTGAGTGCCACGATCGATGGCTCGGCTATCGCCGCGTTATTGGTTGCACCCTCTCGTGACTTACATGAATTGCGTCAGCAGATAGTCGTCGAACAACGCCTCGCCGTCTGA
- a CDS encoding aromatic ring-hydroxylating dioxygenase subunit alpha, translating into MHAATPLSDAQPQAAARRIRKDWTPINYDLRDTWFPVSHSRDVTERPIRRIIHSQSYYLWRKDGRPFAAEFHPERLHGERSSFTEFTGGMGYYPVVERYGYIWAWYGNPDAADSLLLPHIPFLPVDGSLPGYTQRTVRFDASSALSVENLIDLTHADFLHANTIGDGISESDVVEVEWTSETVTRTRTVAQKSVAPVMRWVGGVRAKYQDFRAVLHIHLRSNVCISYPRFRPGYDVPNLQPFLPVGKHRSRCDVTFNTTAAPAPFRYLMPRINYIIQPQDNSVVRPQNQRYFEPGERIDLHSRFDAPGTRYRFQMEQLAERQRKGYFSYGSDAEPGRDITHLLGMDG; encoded by the coding sequence ATGCACGCCGCCACGCCTCTTTCCGATGCACAGCCGCAAGCCGCTGCGCGCCGGATTCGCAAAGACTGGACACCGATCAACTATGACCTGCGCGATACCTGGTTCCCGGTATCCCACAGCCGCGATGTCACCGAGCGGCCCATTCGCCGGATCATTCATTCCCAGAGCTATTACCTCTGGCGAAAGGACGGTAGGCCATTCGCAGCCGAGTTTCATCCCGAGCGGCTGCATGGCGAGCGTTCATCGTTCACCGAGTTTACCGGCGGTATGGGCTACTACCCGGTTGTCGAGCGTTACGGTTACATCTGGGCCTGGTATGGCAATCCTGATGCGGCTGATTCTTTGCTGCTGCCGCACATCCCGTTTCTGCCGGTTGATGGCAGCCTTCCTGGCTACACCCAGCGCACGGTTCGTTTCGATGCCAGTTCTGCCTTGTCGGTGGAAAACCTCATCGATTTGACCCACGCCGACTTTCTTCATGCCAATACCATCGGCGACGGAATATCGGAATCGGACGTGGTGGAAGTGGAGTGGACGTCGGAAACCGTGACCCGTACCCGCACAGTCGCGCAGAAGTCCGTCGCGCCAGTAATGCGTTGGGTCGGCGGGGTGCGAGCGAAGTACCAGGATTTCCGCGCCGTGCTGCATATTCATCTGCGCAGCAACGTATGTATCTCCTATCCGCGCTTTCGTCCGGGTTACGACGTGCCCAACCTTCAGCCATTCCTGCCGGTGGGCAAACACCGCTCGCGCTGCGACGTGACGTTCAACACCACGGCGGCACCGGCACCGTTCCGCTATCTGATGCCGCGCATCAATTACATCATCCAGCCGCAGGACAACTCCGTGGTGCGTCCGCAGAACCAGCGTTATTTCGAGCCGGGTGAACGCATCGACCTGCACTCGCGCTTCGATGCGCCCGGCACGCGTTATCGCTTTCAGATGGAGCAACTGGCCGAACGTCAGCGCAAGGGCTATTTTTCCTATGGCTCCGATGCCGAACCGGGTCGGGACATCACTCATTTGCTGGGTATGGACGGCTGA
- a CDS encoding SDR family oxidoreductase, which translates to MDLGIAGRSAIICASSRGLGKACALALAQEGCRVLINGRDAEQLERTAAEVETATGHRPLVVRGDLNTDEGRTALIAACPAPDILITNNGGPAPGRIEDWDHAAWLKAIEANMLSAIMLIQGVVGGMRERRFGRIINITSAMVKSPRLPLGLSTTSRAGLTAFSKALSREVVRDNVTINNVLPERIETDRLRYMTEQLAKHRKLSLEDARTEMLRPIAARRFGNPDEFAAACAFLCSAQASYISGQNLQVDGGSYDGLI; encoded by the coding sequence ATGGATTTGGGAATCGCAGGGCGCAGCGCAATTATCTGCGCTTCGTCTCGTGGCCTTGGCAAGGCCTGCGCGCTGGCGTTGGCGCAGGAAGGTTGCCGCGTATTGATCAACGGTCGCGATGCAGAGCAGTTGGAGCGCACGGCTGCGGAAGTCGAGACCGCTACAGGTCACAGGCCGCTTGTCGTGCGCGGCGACCTGAATACCGACGAAGGCCGAACCGCCCTGATCGCCGCATGTCCCGCGCCCGACATCCTGATCACCAACAACGGCGGCCCCGCGCCGGGCAGGATCGAAGACTGGGATCATGCGGCTTGGCTGAAGGCCATCGAGGCAAACATGTTGTCGGCGATCATGCTGATCCAGGGCGTGGTCGGTGGCATGCGCGAGCGGCGCTTCGGTCGGATCATCAACATTACATCGGCCATGGTGAAGTCACCGCGCCTGCCTTTGGGGCTTTCTACGACATCGCGGGCAGGGCTGACGGCGTTCTCCAAGGCGTTATCCAGAGAAGTGGTGCGCGACAATGTGACCATCAACAACGTGCTACCTGAACGCATCGAAACCGACCGCTTGCGCTACATGACCGAGCAGCTGGCCAAGCACAGAAAGCTTAGTCTGGAAGACGCCCGCACCGAAATGCTCAGGCCCATAGCGGCGCGGAGATTCGGCAATCCCGATGAATTTGCCGCGGCCTGCGCATTTCTCTGCTCGGCTCAGGCGAGCTACATCTCGGGACAAAATCTTCAAGTGGATGGCGGGAGTTACGACGGCTTGATCTGA
- a CDS encoding VOC family protein, translating into MIERMDHFTIVTDQLQATREFYIDLLGLTEGPRPPFPVAGLWLYANGHPLLHVVQVQRMPEPRRGVLDHMAFWAEGLQQTWQLLEDRGIAFRVIRAPGAVRTWQLFFPDPNGVEVELDFAAEETPPEDWKTRLPPRQIKPS; encoded by the coding sequence GTGATCGAACGAATGGATCACTTCACGATCGTGACGGACCAGCTGCAGGCTACGCGCGAGTTCTACATTGACCTGCTCGGGTTGACCGAAGGCCCGCGCCCGCCTTTCCCGGTGGCTGGCTTGTGGCTCTATGCCAACGGCCACCCACTGCTGCATGTGGTGCAGGTGCAGCGGATGCCGGAGCCACGCCGCGGTGTGCTCGACCACATGGCGTTCTGGGCTGAAGGGCTACAGCAGACGTGGCAACTGCTCGAGGATCGCGGCATTGCGTTCCGCGTCATCAGAGCGCCGGGGGCGGTACGTACCTGGCAGCTGTTTTTTCCGGATCCCAATGGCGTGGAAGTGGAGCTGGACTTCGCCGCAGAAGAAACGCCCCCTGAGGATTGGAAAACGCGCTTGCCGCCGCGTCAGATCAAGCCGTCGTAA
- a CDS encoding MFS transporter, translating to MTVSASSDGALAEPFPYANLLVLVLCQIGMHSCLTGMRMAAPLQLLQRDVDVWAVGVVMAMFATAPVLLALTAGRMADRHGYHRPTRIAASLSCAGAVLASSTDHYLLLCLAAALCGGGSSFGLIALQRTAARLARNAGERMKVFGWIAIAPSLASLVGPLGAGLLIDQYGFRIAFAALAMLPLGTLLLSLWVPRERMAEPVSREQRRPAWDLLREPAFRRLLFINWLVSASWDVHSFALPILGNARGMSASAIGAILGAYAITSTLVRLLLIPLLANRLSQRSIILSALLLTAAVYAIYPWLGPAWAMALGTATLGVALGTIQPALMTQLHQVTPSSRHGEGLAVRSVFINFSGASMPLLFGVLGAVLGAASLFWLMSGVLLAGSWQARRLGAAGGFSRS from the coding sequence GTGACCGTATCAGCGTCCTCTGACGGAGCGCTCGCCGAGCCATTTCCCTACGCCAATCTGTTGGTTTTGGTGTTGTGTCAGATCGGCATGCACTCATGCCTGACCGGGATGCGCATGGCGGCGCCACTGCAACTACTGCAACGGGATGTGGATGTCTGGGCGGTTGGCGTGGTGATGGCGATGTTCGCGACCGCTCCGGTACTCCTCGCCCTCACCGCAGGTCGCATGGCGGATCGGCACGGGTACCATCGCCCGACGCGCATCGCCGCCAGCCTTTCCTGTGCCGGCGCTGTGCTTGCGAGTTCGACGGACCACTATCTGTTGCTTTGCCTGGCCGCCGCGCTCTGTGGTGGTGGCTCCAGCTTTGGATTGATCGCGCTTCAGCGCACGGCGGCGCGTCTGGCTCGCAATGCGGGTGAGCGCATGAAGGTGTTTGGCTGGATCGCCATAGCACCCTCCTTGGCCAGCCTGGTTGGGCCGCTGGGAGCCGGGTTGCTGATTGACCAGTACGGCTTCCGCATTGCATTTGCAGCCCTGGCGATGTTGCCCCTCGGCACGCTGCTGCTTTCGCTGTGGGTGCCACGCGAACGGATGGCCGAGCCGGTTTCCCGCGAGCAGCGGCGACCCGCATGGGACCTGCTGCGAGAGCCGGCGTTTCGCCGATTGTTATTCATTAACTGGCTGGTGTCGGCCAGCTGGGATGTGCACTCCTTCGCCTTGCCGATTCTGGGTAATGCGCGCGGCATGAGCGCCTCGGCAATCGGTGCGATTCTTGGCGCTTACGCGATCACCTCGACCCTGGTGCGGTTGCTGTTGATACCGCTACTGGCCAATCGTCTGTCGCAGCGCTCGATCATCTTGAGTGCGCTGCTGCTCACCGCAGCGGTGTACGCCATCTACCCCTGGCTCGGCCCCGCCTGGGCGATGGCCCTGGGAACCGCCACGCTGGGTGTCGCGTTGGGCACCATTCAGCCTGCATTGATGACTCAACTGCACCAAGTCACCCCCAGCTCTCGTCACGGCGAAGGTCTGGCGGTGCGCTCGGTGTTTATCAATTTTTCCGGAGCAAGCATGCCGCTGCTGTTCGGCGTGCTGGGCGCGGTGCTTGGTGCCGCGTCACTGTTCTGGTTGATGAGTGGCGTGCTGCTGGCTGGGAGCTGGCAGGCGCGTCGGCTAGGTGCTGCCGGGGGGTTTAGCCGGTCGTGA